The genomic interval ATAGCTTTCATTTAGATACGGTGTTTAGCTCTATCGATGTTCAAGGTCGATATGCATATGGCAATCAGCCGAAAATGGGGGGCTGGAACCTTGCGAGATTCGCAGAAAGCTTGCTGCCATTATTTCATGACGATATGGAAAAGGCAGTCGAATTAGCACAAAAAGAACTATATGAATTTAATACATTCTATCAACAGCATTGGCTTGATGGCATGAGAGGTAAACTAGGATTAGAAGCGGAAACGGAAGAAAAAGATGCAGAACTAATCGAGAAGATCCTTGGTATCATGCAAAATAATCAAGCTGATTATACAGATACTTTCCGGTCTTTAGCATTAGGGGAAATTGAAAAACTAGAGTTAAGTAAAAATCAAGCATTTATCGATTGGCACAAGGCTTGGAAGGAAAGAGTAGAGAGTCAAGAAGGTGGAGAAGAAGGCGCACGTGAACAAATGAAAAAGCATAATCCAGTCGTTATTCCTCGAAATCATCTTGTAGAAGCAGCCCTTGATGCAGCAGAAGGTGGGGATTTAAGTGTGATGGAAGAATTATTACAAATGCTTTCTCAGCCATTTGCTTATACAAAAGAACAAATCGAATACGGAGTAGCCCCGCAAAAGGTGAATCCAGCTTATAAAACCTATTGTGGTACATGAGTTAAATGCAATAAATTTAAAGACCTTCAGTAAATGCTGAAAAAGCAATTTGCTGTCAGCTTTTTTGTTAACGGTAATATGGCTTAGGGACTGTTAAAGAAGTCTATTTTTCTGTCATTTGCAGTTCGTTTTGAGTATCAAGGGTTCGAAAGGGTCCGCACTTGTCGGTTGGGGTATAAGGTAAAGCGCCTGAGTTGAAAATAGACGGAAAATTTTCGCTTATTTAGTAATTATTATTAAAAAAGGCTTAAATAGACGGAGAGATTCCGCCTATTGACCCGAAAAATGCGAAAAAGGGAGATTTTGTTTTACGTAATCGGAAAAGCTTCCCTTATTTACGCCGAAACAGGCTCTATTCTGAATTTAACCGGAAAACTTCCGCTTATTTCCCTTTTGCCGATTACTCGATTCAGGACAAAACATCTTGTTTAAAAGGGAGTGAGTCCAAGAAATCCTTATTTTAATGCATTACGGTGAACCCTACCAAAAGTAAGTGAGGGTTTTATATAAATGGGAAAACTTGTTAATCACCTCATGGCGAGTTTTCCTATTTTATATACCAATAACGCTGCTAATGCCACTGTCAGATCGACACACAGTTTAAAGAAAAGCATCTCAACAGAGAAGGTATCTTAAATCTTAAAGCCAATATAATCAAAAAAAACATAGGAGCTGTCCGAATAGTAGTTTGTTAAGTTGAAAATGATATAAAGTAAAACTCGATAATGATTTGACATCAATATTATCGGGTTTTATTTGGTTGGAAATTACGCTGAAATGGACTTTTAAGACAGCCCTTTCCTCTCTGTGAAATAATGCGCTTAAAAACTTATCTCCGAACTCGGATAAACATCAGCAAACCATCGCAGCACTTCATTATGATGACCAATAATCTGCTCTGCAGTTAACAAATTAGTATCCCAAGTGCTATGAGCATCTGAAACAAGCGTAACCTTATAATGATTGCTAAAAGCACGTCTGCAAGTCGTATCTACGCATGCTTCTGTTTGAATCCCAGTGATAATTAAATGCTCAATGTCTAATTGATTTAGTGTATCCTCTAAAGAAGTTTGAAAAAAAGCATCAGGTGTTGTTTTCTGAATAATAATATCCTCATATTCAGGAGCGAGATCCGGATGAATTTCCCATCCAGATGTCTTATACTCTAACGGCCTACCAATTGGTGCATTATGCTGTATATAAATTACTGGTGTCTTCGTTAAGCGGGCTTGTGTCAGTATAGATTTGATACGCAGAATTAATCGTTCTCCATTATGTACTACTTTTCCTTTTTGAAACATACCATTTTGTACATCTATAATCAAAAGTGCCTTTTTCATTATGTACCCCTTTTTTCTCTTATTATGACAGTTCCTTATGAAAAATAGAATAAGCATGATTGGTCTTTCCATCTAAGGACAGACTAGGAAAATGAAACTTTTTCTTCATTCAATCAGTATATGTATATATCAACCTTTTTCAAGGGTAGAAAAGCAGTAAGTGGAAAAATGAGTTATGATTAATATATTGATAGATAAATAAATTGAGGTGATTGACTTGATCCTTCATTATAAATGCCCAAATTGTGGGGGAGACATGCATTTTAATGCAGATACTGGCAGTTTATCTTGCCCTAGCTGCGGAAATGAAGAGAATATTGAGAGCTATCCAGAAAATTTAATGTCGGCATCCTTTGAGGATAATGAGGTTAAGGAGTACCATTGTGACAACTGTGGTGCTGTGTTAATAACGGAAGCAGATACAACGGCAACCAATTGCAGTTTTTGTGGGGCGGGAGTAGTTATCGCTAATCGGTTGGCAGGCGTGCTTGCTCCTAAGAAAGTCATTCCTTTTACCATTAGTAAAGAAGAGGCAATTGTTGCTTTTCGAAAATGGTGTAGAAAAGGGCTTTTAACACCGAAAGGGTTTATGAGTGCAGATCGAATAAAAAGTATTACAGGTATGTACGTTCCATTTTGGCTTTATGATTTAAATAGTGATGTGGATGTAACAGCTTCTTGTACAAAGGTTCGGACTTATACAAGTGGGGATTATATTTATACGGAAACAAAGTATTACGAAGCGTACCGAAAAATAAATTTAGATTATGTGAAAATTCCAGTAGATGCTTCTGAAAAAATGAATGATCAACTAATGGATAAATTAGAGCCTTTTCCTTATGAACAGTTAAAAGATTTTAAAACACCTTATCTTGCTGGCTTCATTTCGGAAAAATATAATTATTCCGATTCAGAATTATTACCGAGGGCGAAAGATAAAGTTAGTGATTACATTGATTCATTTGTGCACTCGACTTTCGCTGGTTACCATTCAATACATTATCGCAACAAAAATATTGATACGAAAGCTGTGCGTAGTGATTATGTCTTACTTCCTGTGTGGATGGTAAGCTATGATTACGAAAACCAAGAGCATATTTTTGCGATGAATGGGCAAACAGGAAAGGTAGTAGGAAAGCCGCCGATTAGTAAAGGGAAAGTGGCATTATGGTTTAGTGGGATTGCCGCTGGTTCGTTTCTAACATTAAAATGCGTATCCTTCTTTATGGGAGGTGGCTTCTTTTGAAAAACTTGCTAATCAAGTATAGTAGTTTACTGCTGATTGCCCTGGCAATACTGTCCGTTTTTTCTGGAATTACTGTCCATGCAGCCTCAGAAAATCAAAAGCAATTTATCTTTGATCAGGCAAAGCTATTAACTGATACAGAAAGAACAGAATTAGAAAGCTTGGCAGTAGAACTAGGAGAAGAAACGGAAACAGCATTATTGGTACTTACGCTAGATGGTACAGATGGGAAAGATATCAAGAAATATGTTCAAGATTATTATGATGAAGAATCTCCAGGCTATGATCAACCTTTTGGAAATACAGCTATTTTAGCAATTGATATGGAACAACGGGATATATATTTAGCAGGCTTTAAAAAAGCCGAAGATTATTTAGATGATTCAACACTAGATTATATTCGTGAAGAAATAACCCCAGCTTTATCTGATGGTGAATATTTTGAGGCATTCTCAACCTTTATGCATGAATCAGCCTATTATTTGGTTGATGATCCATCGAATTTAGAAAATGATTATGACTACAGCGGAATTGCTGACTCTCGAAATGAATATATCGAAGAAAACACTTCAATTGGAATGTCGGCAATTTTCACTAATTGGCTCTTCCAATTAATTGTTTCTGTCGTGCTTGCAGGAATTGTTGTGAGTATCATGGTCTTCCAATCAGGTGGGAGAGTAACGGTGAACGGCAATACGTATATGGATAAAAGAAATTCTAAAATTATCAATAGACACGACCGTTTTATTCGAAAAACAGTGACAAAACAAAGAAAGCCACAAAATAATTCAGGTGGTGGTGGAGGAATCACTGGCGGTGGTCACTCTCATAGTGGAAGCAGAGGAAAATTCTAAAAAGTTATTTGAATAACGAAAGGGGACAAAAAAATGTCATTTTTTCGCAATCAATTTGCAAATGTAGTGGAATGGGAAGAATTTAGAGAAGATATGATTTTCTATAAATGGAAAAATCGTGAAATTAAAAAGGGGAGTAAATTAATTATTCGTCCTGGCCAAGACGCCATTTTTCTAAACAATGGTAGCATAGAGGGTGCTTTCCAAGAGGATGGAGAGTATGATATTGAGTCACAAATTGTCCCTTTTTTATCTACTTTAAAAGGATTTAAATTTGGATTTAACAGTGGAATGCGTGTAGAGGTATTATTCGTAAATACAAAGGAATTTACCGTTAAATGGGGTACGAAAAATGCGATAAATATTCCGGCAGTTGGACTTCCGGGTGGAATGCCAATTCGAGCGAATGGAACTTTTCAGTTTAAAGTAAATGATTATATTTCTTTAATTGATAAAATCGCCGGAATTAAAAATCAATATTTAGTGGAAGATGTAAAAATTCGCATTATCTCGGTCCTAGACCAGCTTCTTATGAAGTGGATTGTTACAGAAGGCAAGGATATGTTTAATTTACAGGCAAATGCTTTTGAAATTGCGAAAGGCATTAAAGATGATCTAGATAGTCAAATGGTAGAAAGTGGTCTTACTATTACTGGCTTCCAAATCATGAGCTTCAGTTATCCAAAGGAAGTTCAGGATATGATTAATAAAAATGCTTCCCACGGAATGGTCGGCAATATTGAAAAGTATCAGCAAATTTCCATGATTGATAGCATGTCCAATGGGAAAAATTCTGGTGGTGGAGCTGCATCTGATATGGCTGGAATGATGATGGGCATGAATATGGCCAACCAAATGATGGATAAAATGAATAAGCAAAATCAGAACCAGCAGCAATCGCAGAATCAAAATCAGCAACAAACACCAGAAGCAGCCCCACAGAATGAGGAGAAAAAGCAGCGGCCGAATTTCTGTCCAAATTGTGGGACGAAAACAGGAGAAGGAAACTTCTGCTCGAATTGTGGATATAAGCTCGTATAGTAAGGATAATAGGACGGTTCTAGTAAATAGAGAACTGTCCTGTTTATTTTTCATGGGAATTTTCTTAACAAAAAATAAATTTAAGGAGATAATAGTTACACATTTGAAATAAGCAATAAAGAGGGAAGCAAATGAGCAGCGAGAATAATATGGAGCGGCGATTAAATACATTTATACAAGTTTCAAAAAATATTACGACAAATGATAGTTTAAAGGAATTAATTCAGCAGATTATCGAAGACGTCATTGGAGCTATTGATAAAGCAGATGCAGGTTTTTTATTACTATGGAATGAGGAAAGTCAGTATCTAGAAATTGAGGCTGCTGTCAATTTTAAGGAAGATATCTACTTGCAGAATAAGCTTCTAGAAGGAGAAGGAATTAGCGGAACTGTTTTTGCAGAAGGTAAAAGCATGCTAATTAATACAATCGAAGAAATTGAAAAAGCGATGTCTAATATGCGTAATAAGACACTTCAATATTATTTGAAGTCGACAGTTCATGCTTTAATGCCAGTTAGCTGTATGTCTGTTTTACTTGTTTATCAACAGCAAAAAATTGGCGTTCTTACAATTGATAACTTTAAAAATGACGGATTTTTTACAGAGGAGGATTTGCGTTTTTTAGAAGCAATTGGTAGTCAGATAGCAATCTCTATTGTAAATGCCCGTGCTTTTTATGAAAAACAGCAAAGAGCTCTGCAATTAGAAACCATTCTTGAACTGCATAATCAATTAAATGAGACAGTGCTGGAAGGGAATGGGATGCAATCGCTCGTAAAAAGTCTAGCTCGTAATCCCAATGACTGTATTTATTATTTTGATTCATTAGGGCGTCTTGATATTTCTCATCCAATCTCTAGTGTAGAAATTCCTTTTTTAAGTGACTGGATTAGAGAGAATCGGAAAAACTTGCAAACACAACAATTACAGAAAATATATAAACAAGAGGAGTTGTTTGGACAGGCTTTATCGGTTCAATCTTCCTTTGGAACAATTGGATATTTGGTGATAACAGGCAATAGCGTTCCTCTTGATATTGTGGGAGAGCTCTCCTTTCAACATGCTGCCTCTATTATTGCCATTGAGCAAATAAAGCTTCAAGAACAATTAAAAACGAGACAGGCAGAAAAGGAAGCATTATTAAAGGATATTTTAAATCAGAATTTTACCACTGAGGTGCAAAGCTTTTTGAAAAAACAGGAGATACTTCCTGCGAAGTACTTTGTTTTTCTTGTCCTAAAAAGTAAACAGCATTCCTTTGATGAATTAAATCAATTTAATTTGTTAGAGGGAGGGATGCGGCAAGTATTCAAAAAAGATTTTTCGGTGATGATTTTCCCAAACCGGAATAAACTGTTTCTACTGTTAGGAGCAAAGAAGAAAGAAGCGGGGAATGTTCAAGTCATTAGACAATATGTAGAACGATTACAATCCATCTATAAGGAAATAGTCGTATATATTGGCCGTCCAGTATACTCCATGCGCCATCTACCCATGTCGTATAAAGATGCGGAATTGTTAGAGAAAGAAATGGAAAGTCATCAAAGAGAAGAATCCGTATTTGATTTTCAATCCCTTGGCTATAAGCGCTACTTATTTAATGTTCCAGAAGAAGAAGCTGAATACTTTGTAGAGAATATATTGGGCCCTATTCTCTCTAAGTCGAATAATCGAACGAAAAATGAATGGTTAAGTACATTACAAAACTACTTACAATCAAATAAAAATGTAACAAAAACAGCAGAATCTATGCATCTTCATCAAAATACAGTTTATTATCGTCTTCAGCAAATACAGGAGAAATTAAATTGTGACTTTGATGATTTAGATGATGTAACGAATTTAAAGGTAGCGTTGTTTTTATATGAACGGCGAGAACAAAATGGGGAGCGCTGAATCGTCTAAGCAATAGTTAAATGTGCAAAAGAATTTTTAATGAAAATAGCTGTTCCTAATAAAAGATAGGAACAGCTATTTCCTGTTATTCGTTGATTAAGCTTTCTTGTTTATCTTGTACAGATTCATTACTTAAATAGTTTAATGTCGCAGAGCCTAATGTCTTAGCTGCGATCAAAAGAGAGTGTTCATCAATATTGAATTTCGGATGATGATGTGGATAGACTTCCTCCCAGTTAGGATCCATTGCACCTGTAAAGAAGAAAGCACCTTTTACATGCTGCAAGTAATACGCAAAATCTTCTCCGCCCATAATTGGATCGCAAATTCTTACTTGTTGAACTTCCTCAATTTGTTCTGCATGCTTGATGATAAAGTCTGTTTCTTCTTTATGATTTACAACAGCAGGATAGCCACGTTTAAAACGATAATCATAAGATGCGCCAACCATCTGGCATGATGCCTGAATGACATTTCCGATTTCCTTCTCAATTAAGTCACGAGCCTCATCGTGGAATGTACGTGCTGTTCCACTTAATTTTACTGTATCGGCAATAACATTGAAGGGATTTTGAGCTACAAAATTACAAACAGAAACAACAGCAGGATGTAATGGATTCACGCGTCTTGATACAATTTGCTGCACATTGGTGATAAATTGTGCACCGATCATAATCGCATCTTTTGTCATATGTGGTTCCGATCCATGACCACCTTTTCCTTGAATGGTAATATCAAATTGGTCTGCAGCTGCCATTAGAGGACCAGCGTTAATCATGATATTTCCAACTGGTTCTGTTGCCCATAGATGGGTTCCAAAAATCACGTCTACACCTTCTAAACAACCATCCTCAATCATCGCAATGGCACCACCTGGAGATAATTCCTCTGCAAATTGATGAATAAACACGATGTTTCCTTCGATGTCTGCTTGCAGCTTGTTCAATGCTTTTGCTAACACTAATAAAGTAGCCGTATGACCATCATGACCACAAGCATGCATAACGCCGTCTACCTTGGATTTATAAGGGATATCATTTTCCTCTTGGATAGCAAGTGCATCAAAGTCCGCACGTAATGCAACGGTTTTACCAGGTTTGCTGCCTCTAAGTGTAGCAACAACCCCACGACCGCCGACACCTGTTCTTACTTCATGCCCTAATTTTTGATGATATTCTGCAATATAAGCAGGTGTATATACTTCATGATAGGATAATTCTGGATGTTCATGGAGATGACGACGAATGTCAATCATCTCTTGTTCATATTCCTTTAATAGTGAAAATAATGCTTTCATGTTACTTACCCCTCATTTCAATTTTTATAATTATATGTAGTACGGCAGCCTAAAAATTCAGGCTGCTCGTTTTAATTGACTAAATTATTTTAAGAAGATAGGATCCCCTGGTCCTAAAGGAAGTCCACATAAATACCAGATTACGAATAAGAGAATCCAGCTAATCGCAAAGAAGATGGAATAAGGAAGTAAGGCGGAAATTAAAGTTCCAATCCCAATCGACTTATCGTGTTTTCTTGCAAAGGCTAAAAGAATCGCAAAGTAAGCAAGCATTGGCGTGATTGGATTTGTGATAGAATCTCCAATTCGATAAGCCATTTGTGTTAATGCTGGACTATAGCCTAAATACATAAACATTGGTACAAAGATTGTAGAAAGTAATGCCCATTTTGCAGATGCGCTAGCAATTAATAGATTAATAAAGGAACAAATAATGATGAAACCAATAATCATTGGCAGTCCAGTAAAGTTCATCGCTTGAAGCAATTCGGCACCTTTAATCGCAAGAATCGGACCAATATTACTCCAGCTAAAGTAAGCAATCATTTGTGCAGCGACAAAAGCTAGCACGATAAACGGTGCTAAGTCCGCAATGGATTTAAATAATTTTTCTGCCACATCTTTATCATTTTTAACCGTTTTGGAACCAATACCATATGCTAAAGCAGGTAATAAAAAGAAAAATAGCATAATCGGAACGATAGAAGACATAAATGGTGAGTTAATAACAGAGCCTGTCTCTAAATCACGTAACCAACCATTTCTTGGAATAACCATTATTAAAATGACAGCAAAATAGATGATTAGGGTAATACCTGCAAAACGTAGACCTCTTTTTTCATTGGCAGTTACTTGATCTAGTTTTTGTACCACTCCGGTGTATTTTCCAAAGCGCGGTTCCACAAATTTCACCGTAACCCAAGTAGTGACAGCAACTAATACAAAGGTAGAAATGATTAAGAAATAATAATTCATCGTCGGATTTCCCACATAATTTGGATCTACTACCTTTGCTGCTTGCTCCGTAATTCCCGCGAGCAGGACATCTAAGGAATTTAGAATTAAGTTAGCACTATATCCACCAGCGATCGCTGCATAGGTAGCAATAAGACCGACAATTGGACTTCTTCCTACGCTCATAAAGATGAGGGCTGCGATAGGAGGAAATACGATAAATGCTGCATCGGCAGCAATATTGCCAAGAACCCCAGTGAAGACAATGACAGGCAGTATTAATTTTTTAGGTGCACTTAACACCGTTCTTTTCATAACAGTTTGGATAAGACCTGTCGTTTCTGCAAGACCTACACCTAGCATAATGACTAATACTAGTCCAAATGGAGGGAAGGACGTGAAGTTGCTCACCATATTTGTTAAGATTTGAATAATGCCTTCGCGATTCAGTAAATTAACTACTTCAATTGTTTCGCCTGAGCTCGGATTCGTAGCAGAGACGCCAAGTAACGATAGTAAATAAGAAGCGATTAAAATAATGGCAGACATGATGACAAATAACGTAATAGGATCAGGTAACTTATTACCTGCACGTTCAATGACGTTTAAAAATCTGTCCGCTAGTTTGGTTTTACTAGGCGGAGTTGGTTCTGCGTAATTTGGCCGTTTTTTTGCAAGTTCGCTCATATGTAACCTCCGTGTTGTAATGTGTTTTTGGATTTTTTTAAATTATACGAATATTTAAGAAAATAATCTATGGAATAAATTCTAAATTTATTCATTATTTTTGTGTTGGGACACAAAGATAGATAGGTAGAAAAGTTTCACCTTTTCTGTTTACAATAAATAAATTATAAAGTAGTATGTAATAGGTTTAAAGAATACTAGTGAGGAGTTGAATTTTTATGAGTAATCGAATGTGTATGGAACCTGAACCGGAACCCACGGCCATGAAAGAGGAAGTCATGAATAACCCTTCCTTTAGAAGTTTGAATACTGATAAAGATTCAACTTTATTTGGCAGAGAATTTTTTTGATTTCCTCTATAACTAGAGGAGGTAAAAGCATGAAAAAAATTTATATTTCTACGGAAGAAGGAATGCTGAAAGAAACGGATAGCATGATGAATGGCTGCTGGATCAATTTAATTGCCCCAACAGAAACCGAAATAACGGAAATTGCTACCGGTTTAGATATTCCATTTGCGTTTATGAAAGATCCATTGGATGAAGAAGAGCGTTCAAGAATTGAAAAGGATGGGGAAAATGTATTAATAATTGTTAATCTTCCTCTTGTTTCCTTTGATGAGAAAAATATGCCAATTTATGACACCATCCCATTAGGCATGATTATTGCGAAGAATTGCTTTATTACGGTTTGCTTAAAGGATAATCCGATATTTCATCAATTTTCAGAAGGCAGAATGAAGAGCTTTTTTACGTATAAAAAAACACGATTTTCTTTGCAAATCCTATATTGTATGGCAACTGCTTATTTAAAATATTTAAAGCAAATCAGCAAAAAGACAGATAGTATTGAAAAGGAACTTCACCAGTCCATGAAAAATAAAGAGCTATTTTCTTTGCTTAATATAGAAAAAAGCTTAGTATATTTTACTACTTCCTTAAAATCGAATAATATTGTCATGCAAAAAATGCTTAAAAGCAATTATTTGAAAATGTATGATGATGATCAAGAATTATTGGAAGATGTTATTATTGAGAATCAGCAGGCAATTGAGATGGCAGAAACTCATATGTCTATTTTAAGTGGGATGATGGATGCTTTTGCTTCGGTTATATCTAATAATGTTAATATTGTGATGAAATTCTTAACATCCTTTACGATTATATTGTCATTGCCAACAATGGTTGCAAGCTTCTATG from Niallia sp. FSL W8-0635 carries:
- a CDS encoding magnesium transporter CorA family protein, with amino-acid sequence MKKIYISTEEGMLKETDSMMNGCWINLIAPTETEITEIATGLDIPFAFMKDPLDEEERSRIEKDGENVLIIVNLPLVSFDEKNMPIYDTIPLGMIIAKNCFITVCLKDNPIFHQFSEGRMKSFFTYKKTRFSLQILYCMATAYLKYLKQISKKTDSIEKELHQSMKNKELFSLLNIEKSLVYFTTSLKSNNIVMQKMLKSNYLKMYDDDQELLEDVIIENQQAIEMAETHMSILSGMMDAFASVISNNVNIVMKFLTSFTIILSLPTMVASFYGMNVHIPFQDVPYSFTIAIMISFLLSGVTALVFWKKKFF
- a CDS encoding amidohydrolase is translated as MKALFSLLKEYEQEMIDIRRHLHEHPELSYHEVYTPAYIAEYHQKLGHEVRTGVGGRGVVATLRGSKPGKTVALRADFDALAIQEENDIPYKSKVDGVMHACGHDGHTATLLVLAKALNKLQADIEGNIVFIHQFAEELSPGGAIAMIEDGCLEGVDVIFGTHLWATEPVGNIMINAGPLMAAADQFDITIQGKGGHGSEPHMTKDAIMIGAQFITNVQQIVSRRVNPLHPAVVSVCNFVAQNPFNVIADTVKLSGTARTFHDEARDLIEKEIGNVIQASCQMVGASYDYRFKRGYPAVVNHKEETDFIIKHAEQIEEVQQVRICDPIMGGEDFAYYLQHVKGAFFFTGAMDPNWEEVYPHHHPKFNIDEHSLLIAAKTLGSATLNYLSNESVQDKQESLINE
- a CDS encoding TFIIB-type zinc ribbon-containing protein, which codes for MILHYKCPNCGGDMHFNADTGSLSCPSCGNEENIESYPENLMSASFEDNEVKEYHCDNCGAVLITEADTTATNCSFCGAGVVIANRLAGVLAPKKVIPFTISKEEAIVAFRKWCRKGLLTPKGFMSADRIKSITGMYVPFWLYDLNSDVDVTASCTKVRTYTSGDYIYTETKYYEAYRKINLDYVKIPVDASEKMNDQLMDKLEPFPYEQLKDFKTPYLAGFISEKYNYSDSELLPRAKDKVSDYIDSFVHSTFAGYHSIHYRNKNIDTKAVRSDYVLLPVWMVSYDYENQEHIFAMNGQTGKVVGKPPISKGKVALWFSGIAAGSFLTLKCVSFFMGGGFF
- a CDS encoding AbgT family transporter is translated as MSELAKKRPNYAEPTPPSKTKLADRFLNVIERAGNKLPDPITLFVIMSAIILIASYLLSLLGVSATNPSSGETIEVVNLLNREGIIQILTNMVSNFTSFPPFGLVLVIMLGVGLAETTGLIQTVMKRTVLSAPKKLILPVIVFTGVLGNIAADAAFIVFPPIAALIFMSVGRSPIVGLIATYAAIAGGYSANLILNSLDVLLAGITEQAAKVVDPNYVGNPTMNYYFLIISTFVLVAVTTWVTVKFVEPRFGKYTGVVQKLDQVTANEKRGLRFAGITLIIYFAVILIMVIPRNGWLRDLETGSVINSPFMSSIVPIMLFFFLLPALAYGIGSKTVKNDKDVAEKLFKSIADLAPFIVLAFVAAQMIAYFSWSNIGPILAIKGAELLQAMNFTGLPMIIGFIIICSFINLLIASASAKWALLSTIFVPMFMYLGYSPALTQMAYRIGDSITNPITPMLAYFAILLAFARKHDKSIGIGTLISALLPYSIFFAISWILLFVIWYLCGLPLGPGDPIFLK
- a CDS encoding SPFH domain-containing protein — its product is MSFFRNQFANVVEWEEFREDMIFYKWKNREIKKGSKLIIRPGQDAIFLNNGSIEGAFQEDGEYDIESQIVPFLSTLKGFKFGFNSGMRVEVLFVNTKEFTVKWGTKNAINIPAVGLPGGMPIRANGTFQFKVNDYISLIDKIAGIKNQYLVEDVKIRIISVLDQLLMKWIVTEGKDMFNLQANAFEIAKGIKDDLDSQMVESGLTITGFQIMSFSYPKEVQDMINKNASHGMVGNIEKYQQISMIDSMSNGKNSGGGAASDMAGMMMGMNMANQMMDKMNKQNQNQQQSQNQNQQQTPEAAPQNEEKKQRPNFCPNCGTKTGEGNFCSNCGYKLV
- a CDS encoding helix-turn-helix domain-containing protein; translation: MSSENNMERRLNTFIQVSKNITTNDSLKELIQQIIEDVIGAIDKADAGFLLLWNEESQYLEIEAAVNFKEDIYLQNKLLEGEGISGTVFAEGKSMLINTIEEIEKAMSNMRNKTLQYYLKSTVHALMPVSCMSVLLVYQQQKIGVLTIDNFKNDGFFTEEDLRFLEAIGSQIAISIVNARAFYEKQQRALQLETILELHNQLNETVLEGNGMQSLVKSLARNPNDCIYYFDSLGRLDISHPISSVEIPFLSDWIRENRKNLQTQQLQKIYKQEELFGQALSVQSSFGTIGYLVITGNSVPLDIVGELSFQHAASIIAIEQIKLQEQLKTRQAEKEALLKDILNQNFTTEVQSFLKKQEILPAKYFVFLVLKSKQHSFDELNQFNLLEGGMRQVFKKDFSVMIFPNRNKLFLLLGAKKKEAGNVQVIRQYVERLQSIYKEIVVYIGRPVYSMRHLPMSYKDAELLEKEMESHQREESVFDFQSLGYKRYLFNVPEEEAEYFVENILGPILSKSNNRTKNEWLSTLQNYLQSNKNVTKTAESMHLHQNTVYYRLQQIQEKLNCDFDDLDDVTNLKVALFLYERREQNGER
- a CDS encoding cysteine hydrolase family protein, giving the protein MKKALLIIDVQNGMFQKGKVVHNGERLILRIKSILTQARLTKTPVIYIQHNAPIGRPLEYKTSGWEIHPDLAPEYEDIIIQKTTPDAFFQTSLEDTLNQLDIEHLIITGIQTEACVDTTCRRAFSNHYKVTLVSDAHSTWDTNLLTAEQIIGHHNEVLRWFADVYPSSEISF
- a CDS encoding TPM domain-containing protein, which gives rise to MKNLLIKYSSLLLIALAILSVFSGITVHAASENQKQFIFDQAKLLTDTERTELESLAVELGEETETALLVLTLDGTDGKDIKKYVQDYYDEESPGYDQPFGNTAILAIDMEQRDIYLAGFKKAEDYLDDSTLDYIREEITPALSDGEYFEAFSTFMHESAYYLVDDPSNLENDYDYSGIADSRNEYIEENTSIGMSAIFTNWLFQLIVSVVLAGIVVSIMVFQSGGRVTVNGNTYMDKRNSKIINRHDRFIRKTVTKQRKPQNNSGGGGGITGGGHSHSGSRGKF